The proteins below come from a single Chrysoperla carnea chromosome 1, inChrCarn1.1, whole genome shotgun sequence genomic window:
- the LOC123294380 gene encoding rhoGEF domain-containing protein gxcJ-like, with product MWLEHRFDLFLTVLIFSDFIRTVICLTGDNICLEQERYVAAVRKPFKKPVHVREYKWCLQIPPRCEEDKIIYVDDYKTEDEERIRIIEKCCTGYKENTETKTCDPISCSHCVHATCNATIGKCLCDDGYIGENCDTRCSSGKWGPECALSCDCNYSTCQHTNGTCICVPGWIGERCDIPCPTGYYGENCNQKCSKCISSCDPITGECTKEKRKALENSLNNSSTEIPIKQSENSLSTIFSNDSSSNNDIRLVRTTSDVFANLSTEKPSSTQFQNRRKYFPSTSQDYVPKYIKIIQSYSSNKPIDQDVSTNRTNSSIVYIKKPIESIKKPTTAKPTDETLQQMTTINFIDIIGTTESYIPTSNDEDNLETTTENTNILSRNENDETMEMTTTNIFVNNRKSNIDDTELLDRQKSLYHSTESSTNSFSVRTNENAESQNNLPKIDSPPKADDEHENIQTTAILPEEKDDSVDLNISSSPQIPQTLPEIIVQDTKDIDSLETTETEPSDNYRTTEIMDSIQPEKTLNNQNNSHLLDTFQATETTVQTQPETTSQENQRNPVIKETYQTTEIQPEITIENQSIPVSPELTTEMRQEIEVDNQNNSDSPLMTTQTLSEIIVENMANINNFGTTKIPQIERLPETTILQMVDLNTLYPTQLPQTTEVLPKATIENMGNLNQPYSTDKAQTEIISTFKFREPATTVTTSYTTRENYVGDTVTIHGNQLEMEITSTKKLETFDENLNLSQTNLGGNSLNTIQPYFEIETNRSRFPFNNSTNIRDQSFSDVSEQDRKRTYSSYLEEMTSTTETSSTALTTTFLTKLLATATPTKTNLLDRTNEPEDILNKADNKTIIPSYEEPKTTPWYRATFMKPEVQIPININDSTLVNPTYHSITSDQNSNEMKKETDIATIPNKIFSNDGSIHNMEMTLNNDSINNTETPKIPNSSEERQDLFIKFIRTTVSPPEEQRENLWTPNNNFVATVNPNLSHQTKEQKEDWTPINFVATVNPNLPTPFEDQKEVSWTPIDFDTTIIPTASAEQQEDSWTLNNIVTENLQSPNLIEEYTPDTFFTTNSTQVDTIETRNKQESSPVIQTTTNPTNTEATII from the exons GATGAAGAAAGAATTCGCATCATTGAAAAATGTTGTACCGGATATAAAGAAAATACAGAGACAAAAACATGTGATCCAATTTCTTGCTCGCATTGTGTTCATGCAACGTGTAATGCAACTATTGGTAAATGTCTATGTGATGATGGATACATTGGAGAAAATTGTGATACGC GCTGTTCATCTGGAAAATGGGGACCTGAATGTGCATTATCGTGTGACTGTAATTACAGTACATGTCAACATACAAATGGAACTTGTATTTGTGTACCTGGATGGATAGGCGAGAG atgtGATATACCATGTCCAACTGGATACTACGGTGAAAATTGTaatcaaaaatgttcaaaatgtatATCGTCTTGCGATCCAATCACCGGTGAATGTACCAAAGAGAAACGTAAAGCCTTAGAGAATAGTTTAAACAATTCATCAACCGAAATACCCATTAAACAAAGCGAAAATTCTTTATCAACAATATTCTCGAACGATTCTTCAAGTAATAATGATATCCGATTGGTAAGAACTACATCAGATGTATTTGCCAATTTATCAACAGAAAAACCATCCAGCACTCAATTTCAGAATAGACGAAAGTATTTTCCCTCAACGTCACAAGATTAtgttccaaaatatattaaaataattcaatcatACTCATCAAATAAACCAATTGATCAAGACGTTAGTACAAACCGGACAAATTCATcaattgtatatattaaaaaaccgATAGAATCGATTAAGAAACCTACCACGGCAAAGCCAACCGATGAGACACTTCAACAAATgacaacaataaattttattgatattattggtACAACTGAGTCATATATACCAACATCGAATGATGAAGATAATTTAGAAACAACTACCGA GAATACAAACATTTTATCGCGTAATGAAAATGATGAGACCATGGAAATGACAacgacaaatatttttgtaaataaccgTAAATCCAATATTGATGATACAGAACTTTTGGATAGACAGAAATCACTTTATCATTCTACTGAATCATCAACAAATTCCTTTTCAGTTCGTACAAATGAGAATGCGGAAAGTCAAAACAATTTACCGAAGATAGATTCTCCTCCCAAAGCCGATGATGaacatgaaaatattcaaacaacTGCAATTCTTCCGGAAGAAAAAGATGATTCGGTGGATTTAAATATTTCGAGTTCACCACAAATACCTCAAACTTTACCTGAAATAATAGTTCAGGATACGAAAGATATTGATTCACTAGAAACAACTGAAACAGAGCCATCAGACAATTATCGGACAACTGAAATAATGGATTCAATTCAACCAGAAAAAACtcttaataatcaaaataattcccATCTATTAGACACATTTCAAGCAACTGAAACAACTGTTCAAACTCAACCAGAAACTACGAGTCAAGAAAATCAAAGAAATCCTGTTATCAAGGAAACATATCAAACAACTGAAATCCAACCAGAAATAACAATTGAGAATCAAAGCATTCCTGTCAGTCCTGAATTAACAACTGAAATGCGACAAGAAATAGAAGTTGATAATCAAAACAATTCTGATTCGCCATTAATGACAACTCAAACTCTATCAGAAATAATAGTTGAGAATAtggcaaatataaataattttggtacaACAAAGATACCTCAAATTGAAAGACTTCCAGAAACAACAATTTTACAGATGGTAGATCTAAATACTCTTTATCCAACCCAATTACCTCAAACAACGGAAGTTCTACCGAAAGCAACAATTGAGAATATGGGGAATCTAAATCAACCATATTCAACGGACAAAGCTCAAACAGAAATTATATCGACATTTAAATTCCGCGAACCTGCGACAACAGTTACAACATCTTACACCACCCGCGAAAATTATGTAGGCGATACTGTTACGATTCATGGAAATCAGTTAGAAATGGAAATAACATCAAccaaaaaattagaaacattCGATGAAAACTTAAACCTTTCACAGACTAATTTAGGTGGAAACTCGTTAAATACCATACAACCATATTTTGAGATCGAAACAAATCGAAGTCGATTTCCTTTTAATAATAGTACAAATATTAGAGATCAATCTTTCTCAGATGTATCAGAACAGGATCGTAAGCGTACTTATTCCAGTTATTTGGAAGAAATGACTAGTACAACAGAAACTTCTAGTACAGCGCTAACAACaacttttcttacaaaattattgGCAACGGCAACTCCAACCAAAACAAATTTGTTGGATAGAACCAATGAACCAGAAGATATTCTCAATAAGGCggataataaaacaataataccATCTTATGAAGAACCTAAGACTACTCCATGGTATAGAGCTACATTTATGAAACCGGAAGTCCAAATTCCGATCAATATTAATGATAGTACGTTAGTAAATCCAACCTATCACAGCATAACATCAGATCAAAATtctaatgaaatgaaaaaagaaactgATATTGCAACaattccaaacaaaattttttcaaatgatggTTCCATTCATAATATGGAAATGACATTAAATAACGATTcaataaa TAACACTGAAACGCCAAAAATACCAAATTCATCTGAAGAACGACaagatttatttatcaaattcatCCGTACCACCGTAAGTCCACCGGAAGAACAAAGAGAAAATTTGTGGAcgccaaataataattttgttgctACCGTAAACCCGAATTTATCACATCAAACTAAAGAACAGAAAGAAGACTGGACACCCATTAACTTTGTTGCCACCGTAAATCCTAATCTACCAACTCCATTTGAAGATCAGAAAGAAGTTTCATGGACACCAATTGATTTTGATACCACTATAATACCAACTGCATCTGCAGAGCAGCAAGAAGATTCCTGGAcactaaataatattgttaccGAAAACTTGCAATCGCCAAATTTAATTGAAGAATACACACCAGATACattttttaccacaaattcAACACAAGTTGATACAATAGAAACAAGAAACAAACAAGAATCTTCACCCGTTATACAAACAACCACAAATCCAACAAACACTGAAGCCACAATT atataa